The Streptomyces armeniacus genomic interval GACACAAATCTCATTCAGGGCCCCACGGCAGGTACCGCACCGTCGCGGTCAGTGAACTTGCCAGCCGGAGCACGTAGCCGGTTGGATTACAGCTCCGCCCCGATCCCGGCACGCACCGCGAGGCGGTAGCCTCCAGGCGGGGGAGAGCGTACCCGACCGCACATCCCGCGGACGATCGACGGCGAGGACTGATGGCACAGACGCAAGCCGCTGGGGGCCCTTCGGAGCCCGACGCGACGGGCGGGTCCGTGGGCGGTTCCATGCCCGATTCGCCGGAGTTCTGGGGGAACAACGGGCTGGTCGGCGACGGCCGGTACCGGCTCACCCACCGGCTCGGCCGCGGCGGCATGGCGGAGGTCTTCGGCGCCGAGGACGTACGCCTCGGCCGTACGGTCGCGGTCAAGCTGCTCCGCTCGGACCTCGCCGAAGACCCCGTGTCCAAGGCCCGTTTCACCCGCGAGGCACAGTCGGTCGCGGGGCTGAACCACCATGCGGTCGTCGCCGTGTACGACTCCGGCGAGGAGTTCATCGGCGGCAACGTCACGCCGTACATCGTGATGGAGCTCGTCGAGGGCAGCACGATCCGCGAGCTGCTGCTCAACGCCGAGTCGCCGCCCGCCGACCAGGCGCTGATCATCGTCTCCGGCGTGCTGGAGGCCCTGGCCTACAGCCACCAGCACGGCATCGTGCACCGCGACATCAAGCCCGCGAACGTCATCATCACCGCCCAGGGCGCGGTCAAGGTGATGGACTTCGGCATCGCCCGCGCCCTGCACGGCGCCTCCAACACCATGACCCAGACCGGCATGGTGATGGGCACCCCGCAGTACCTGTCGCCCGAGCAGGCGCTCGGCAAGACCGTCGACACCCGGTCAGACCTGTACGCCACCGGCTGCCTCCTCTACGAACTCCTCGCGCTGCGCCCCCCGTTCACCGGCGAGACCCCGCTGTCGGTCGTCTACCAGCACGTGCAGGACACCGCGGTGGCCCCGTCGCAGGTCTCCGACGCGGTGCCGCCGGAGCTGGACGGGCTGGTGATGCGGTCGCTGGCGAAGGACCCGGACGACCGGTTTCAGAGCGCCGAGGAGATGCGCGGCCTCGTCCAGTACGCCCTGCGGATGCTGCACGAGCAGGGCAGCCACACCGGCGGCCTGTGGAACACCGGGCCCGTCGGGCACGGCGGCGGCTCCACCCCGGCCATGGGCATCCCCGGCGCAGGCGCGCAGGGGCACCCGCACTCGGACACCTCCCAGATGGGCCCGCCGCTGCTGATGGGCCGGCCCGACCGGGACGACGGAGGCTTCGACGGCGGCACCCGCGCGATGGGCGCGGACGGCGGACGCAAGGGCGGCGGCTTCAAGTACGCGCTTATCGCGTTCCTCGCCGTCATCGCCATCGCCGCCGGCATCTTCTTCGCCCTCGACCTGGGCGGCGGTGACGGCGAGAAGAAGGACGTGAAGCCGGACACCAGCACGTCCGCGCCGAAGGACGACGAGACCACCGAGGAGCCCTCGGAGGCGCCCAGCGAGACCGAGCAGGACCCGGGCACCACCACCGGCGGCGATGACGACGGCACCTGGGAGCCGGCCCCGACCGCGACGGACACCACGCCCACCGACGACACCGGTTCGCCGACGGACACGCCCTCGGACACCCCGACGGACCCCGGCACCAGCAACGGCGGCGGCGCCCCCGGCGGCGGAGGCACCAACACCGGCGGCGACCCGGGCGGCACCGGCCCGACCGGATCGCCGGACGACCCGGCAGGCGGCACCGAGGGCGACACCGCCGGCGAAGGGGACAACGGCGGCGAGGCAGGCGCGCCCGACACGGGCGGCACGACCGGCGGCTGACCGGCAGCCCAGGCCCGTACGGTGCAGCAGTCACCTCCGCGCCTCGCCGCGGACACCCTCCGCACGCTGCTCACGCGCTACCGCGCGGGCGAGCCGCTGTCGTGCGAGCCGCTCTCGTACGGGCTGCTCAACCACGGCTACCGGCTGGCCACCACTCGCGGCCGGTTCTTCCTCAAGCACCACCTCGACGCCGACCCGGCCGACCCCGCGCCGCTCGAGCAGCGGCACCGGGCGACCGCACGGCTGGAGGAACTCGGGCTGCCCGCCGTACCGCCCGTGGCCGACGGCGAGGGCCGTACGGTCACCGTCGTCGACGACCGCTGCTACGCGCTGCACCCCTGGATCGAGGGCCGGCACTGGCACGGCGACGAGCTGACCGCCGCGCAGTGCAAGCGGCTCGGCAGCCTCCTCGGCCAGGTGCACACGCGGCTGGCGGAGGTGCTGCCCGCGTACGGGACCGGGCCGCGGCAGGCACCGGAGAGCGCCGACCCGGCCGAGACCGAGAGCCTGATCGGGGAGCTGCTGGAGCGCGTACGCGCCCGCCCGCACCGTGACGGCTTCGACGAACTCGCCGAGCACCGCCTGCAGGAGCGCCGCGTGATGCTGCGCACGTACGGCGGCAGCCGCCCCGACGCGGGCACGGCCCCCGCCACCGGCTGGGTGCACGGCGACTTCCACCCGCTGAACCTGCTCTACCGCGCCCTCGAGCCCGGCCGCCCCAGCGAACCCGTCGCGATCGTGGACTGGGACCGGCTGGACGTGCAGCCCCGCGCGGAGGAGGCCGTACGCGGCGCGGCGATCTTCTTCGTACGGCCGGACGGCACGATGGACCTCGCGAAGGTACGGGCGTACGCACGCGCCTACCGCTGCTGCGCCACCGCCTCGGCCGCGGAACTCGGCGCGGCGGTGCACCGGGTGTGGTGGGAGCGCCTCAACGACTTCTGGATGCTCCGCTGGCGCTACCAGCTGCGCGACGGCCGCGCGGACCCGCAGTTCCCGGCGGCCGCGGCGCTGGTGGTGTGGTGGACGCGGCACTACGAGCGGGTGCGGGACGCGTTCTGCGGCTGACTCTGTCCTGGGCTGACTCTGTCTTGCGGCCTTGTCGCCCACGGCGCCTTGCGGCCTTGCGGCCTTGTGGCGGGCTAGGCCACGCCGGTGAGCCGATGCACCGAGGCGAACCGCGGGTCGAGGCGGAGGTACGCGGGCGCGTACGGCTCCGCGTCCGCCGAACGGGCCGGCGGCCCGAGCCGCGCCAGCTCCGCCGGCCCCGGCTCGGCGAGCCGCGCCGTGCCCACGAGCTGCACGGCCCACACGTCGCCGCCCCGGTGCATGTTGTCCGCCTCGTACGCGACGACGTTCCCGTCACACGCCCGGTGGTAGCCGAACCCCCTGTGCAGCCGCAGCAGCACCGAGCGCCCGGCGACGATGTGCCGGGCGACGGTGATGAACGGCAGGGCGTGCCGGCTCATCGCGATACGGCCGTACGGGGTGGTGCGCAGCAGCTCGATCGCGCGGTCTTGCTCGGTGGGCATCCCTCCACTGTCCTACGGCCCCGCGCGTGACCGTGACCGCCGGTAGTCCCTCGATCCGTGACTTTGGCCCCTGGACAGCCACCCAATCCAGCCCGTAGCGGGCACCCCAAGCCCGTCCGGCGTTTGAGGACGGCCGGGGGCGGCCACGGCCTGTCAGTGGGCCGACAGCCCTGTGGCCCAGTGCACCGCCATCGTGGCTCCGGGCCGTCCTCAATCGCCGGACGGGCTGGAGTTGGTGGCTGAGGAGGTCCTCCTCAATCGCCGGACTGCGTGGGGGCGCCGCCTGACTGGAGGCGGGCCACGTACGCCGCCGCCTGCGACCGCCGCTCCATCCCCAGCTTCGACAGCAGCGCCGACACGTAGTTCTTGATCGTCTTCTCCGCGAGGTGCAGCTCCTCGCCGATCGCCCGGTTCGTCAGGCCCTCGCCGATGAGGGTGAGGATGCGCCGCTCCTGCTCGGTGAGGTGCGCCAGCCGGTCGTCGGCACGGGCGCCGCCCGCCCCGCCCGAACCACCCGTACGGCCGTTACGGGCCGCGCCGCCGTCCCGGAGCCGTTCCAGCACGCGCTGCGTCGCGGCCGGGTCGAGCAGCGACTTGCCGGACGCGACCTCGCGTACGGCGGTCAGCAGTTCCGTGCCGCGGATCGCCTTGAGCACGTAGCCGGAGGCGCCCGCCATGATGGCGTCGAAGAGGGCCTCGTCGTCGGCGTACGAGGTGAGCATCAGGCACCGTACGGACTCCTGCCGGGAGCGGATCTCGCGGCAGACCTCGACGCCGCTGCCGTCGGGCAGCCGTACGTCGAGCACCGCCACGTCGGGCCGGGTCGCCGGGATGCGGGTCAGCGCGTCGGCCGCGGTGGCGGCTTCGCCGACCACCTCGATGTCCGGTTCGGCGGCGAGCATGTCGTGGACGCCGCGCCGGACGACCTCGTGGTCGTCGAGTAGGAATACGGTGATTTTTCCGTTTTCGGGCACCCTTTCAGTCTCACATACTGGTCGCACTCGGCTCTTCCCGTCCTCCGGGCCGCCGGGATAACGTGCGACTGTCCCGTCCGCTTGCGAGGCTGTGACCAGTGATGTTCCAGACCGGCGCGATTTACTTGGATTTCCAAGCAAAATCGCAGGTCAGGGTGGCTTCGCGGGTATGCGGTGCCGCTGGGTAACTTGTTCTTAGCGGGCCATCGAACGGGACACCAGTCACCGCTCGGTTCCGTCCGCGCCGCACCCAACCCCGTGCGCCGTACCGGGACCGGGCGAGCCGCACTGGCTCCCCGGCCGATCCCGGGGGCCGGAAAGACGGAGGAGCACACGTGACCGTGGAAGGCACTGCCGCGCGCAGCACGACGCGCCGCAGCGGCGGCACCGGGAAGCGCGCGAGCGCGGCCAGGAAGAAGAAGACGGCCACGAGCGCGACGGCCGAGCCGGAGCTCGTACAGCTGCTGACCCCCCAGGGCGAACGGGTCGAGCACCCGGACTACGCCATCGACCCCACACCGGAGGAGCTTCGCGGGCTCTACCGCGACATGATGCTGACCCGGCGTTTCGACGCCGAGGCGACCGCGCTGCAACGCCAGGGCGAGCTGGGCCTGTGGGCCTCGCTGCTCGGCCAGGAGGCCGCCCAGATCGGCTCCGCGCGTGCGCTGCACGACGACGACTACGTCTTCCCCACCTACCGCGAGCACGGTGTCGCGTGGGTGCGCGGGGTGGACCCGACGAACCTGCTCGGCATGTTCCGCGGCGTCAACCACGGCGGCTGGGACCCGAACAGCAACAACTTCCACCTCTACACGATCGTCATCGGCTCCCAGACGCTGCACGCGACCGGGTACGCCATGGGCGTCGCGAAGGACGGCGCGGACTCGGCCGTCGTCGCCTATTTCGGTGACGGCGCGAGCAGCCAGGGCGACGTGGCGGAGGCGTTCACGTTCGCCGCCGTCTACAACGCGCCGGTCGTGTTCTTCTGCCAGAACAACCAGTGGGCGATCTCCGAGCCCGCCGAGCGCCAGTCGCGGGTGCCGATCTACCAGCGGGCGGCCGGCTTCGGCTTCCCGGGCGTACGGGTCGACGGCAACGACGTGCTGGCCTGCCTCGCGGTGACGAAGGCCGCCGTCGAGCGCGCCCGTTCGGGGCAGGGCCCGATGCTGGTCGAGGCGTTCACGTACCGCATGGGCGCCCACACCACCTCCGACGACCCGACGAAGTACCGCCGGGACGAGGAACGCGAGGCGTGGGAGGCCAAGGACCCGATCCTGCGGCTGCGCACGCTGCTGGAGAAGGAGAAGCTGGCCGACAAGGCGTTCCTGGACGCCGTCGACGAGGAGAGCGACGCACTCGCCAAGCGGGTGCGGGACGCCGTACGCACCATGCCGAACCCGGACACCATGGCGATCTTCGAGCACGTCTACGCCGACGGGCACGCCCTGGTCGACGAGGAGCGCGCGCAGTACGCCGAGTACCTGGCGTCGTTCGAGCCCGAGGAGGCCAAGTAACCATGGCTGCCACCAAGATGCCCCTCGCCAAGGCGCTCAACGAGTCGCTGCGCAAGGCGATGGAGGACAACCCCAAGGTCCTGGTCATGGGCGAGGATGTCGGCAAGCTCGGCGGCGTCTTCCGGATCACCGACGGACTGCAGAAGGACTTCGGCGAGGACCGGGTCATCGACACCCCGCTCGCCGAGTCCGGCATCATCGGCACGGCCATCGGGCTGGCGCTGCGCGGCTACCGGCCGGTGGCGGAGATCCAGTTCGACGGCTTCGTCTTCCCCGCGTACGACCAGATCGTCACGCAGCTCGCCAAGATGCACGCGCGTGCGCTGGGCAAGGTCAAGGTGCCCGTCGTCATCCGCATCCCGTACGCGGGCGGCATCGGCGCCGTCGAGCACCACAGCGAGTCGCCGGAGGCGCTGTTCGCGCACGTCGCGGGGCTGAAGTGCGTCTCGCCCTCGAACTCCTCGGACGCCTACTGGATGATGCAGCAGGCCATCGAGAGCGACGACCCGGTCATCTTCTTCGAGCCCAAGCGGCGCTACTGGGACAAGGGCGAGGTCGACACCGCCGCCATCCCGGGCCCCCTGCACACCGCGCGCGTGGCGCGGCAGGGCGGCGACCTCACGCTGGCGGCGTACGGGCCGATGGTGAAGACGTGCCTGGAGGCCGCGACGGCCGCCGCGGACGAGGGCCGTTCGCTCGAGGTGGTCGACCTCCGCTCGATGTCCCCGATCGACTTCGACACTCTCCAGCGATCGGTGGAGAAGACAGGCAGGCTGGTGGTGGTGCACGAGGCACCGGTCTTCCTCGGTACGGGCTCGGAGATCGCCGCCCGGATCACGGAGCGCTGCTTCTATCACCTGGAGGCACCGGTGCTGCGCGTCGGCGGCTTCCACGCGCCGTATCCGCCGGCCCGCCTGGAGGACGAGTACCTGCCGGGTCTGGACCGGGTGCTCGATGCCGTCGACCGCGCGTTGGCGTACTGAGGATCGAGGAGAGTCGTGACGATGACGGAGACTTCGACCCGTATCCGCGAGTTCAAGATGCCCGACGTGGGCGAGGGCCTGACGGAAGCCGAGATCCTCAAGTGGTACGTACGGCCCGGTGACACGGTCACGGACGGGCAGGTCGTCTGCGAGGTGGAGACGGCGAAGGCCGCCGTGGAGCTGCCGATCCCGTACGACGGCGCCGTGCACGAGCTGCTGTTCGACGAGGGCACGACGGTCGACGTCGGGACGGTGATCATCACCGTCGACACCGACCCGTCGGCCGGCCCCCCGGCGGGCGGCGGCGCGCCCGCCGGTGAGGTGGAGCCGCCGAGCTACTACGCGGAGGCCGCCTCGGCGGGCTCGGCCGAAGCCGAGCCCGCGGAGCCCGCGGAGCCCCAGGAGGGCGGCAAGCGCCAGCCGGTGCTGGTCGGGTACGGCGTCAGCGCCAGCTCGACCAAGCGCCGCCCGCGCAAGCAGTCGGCCCAGCCCGCGGGCGCGGGCGGCGAGGCGGCGCAGACGGCGGTGCAGAGCGACCTGAACGGGCACCCGGGCAGCGCGGGCGCCGCGCCGGCGCCGGACACGGCGCTCGCCGGGACGGCACCGGGCGGTGCGGCACCGGGCGGTGCCGTCGACGCGGGCGGCAGGCCGCTCGCCAAGCCGCCGGTGCGCAAGCTGGCCAAGGACCTGGGCATCGACCTGGCGACGGTCACTCCGACCGGCGCGGACGGCGTGATCACCCGCGGCGACGTGCACAAGGCGGCCGCGGCGCCCGCGCCCGCCGCACCCGTCGCGGAGCCGCAGGCCGCGCCGCAGCCCCAGCCGGCCGCGGCCCCGTCCGCGGAGACGGCGGCGCGGGAGACCCGTATCCCGGTCAAGGGCGTACGGAAGGCCACCGCCGCGGCGATGGTCAGCAGCGCGTTCACGGCGCCGCACGTCACCGAGTTCGTGACGGTGGACGTCACCCGCACCATGCGGCTCGTCCAGGAGCTCAAGCAGGACCCGGACATGTCCGGGCTGCGCGTGAACCCGCTGCTGCTGGTCGCCAAGGCGTTCCTCGTCGCCATCCGGCGCAACCCGGAGGTCAACGCCTCCTGGGACGAGGAGAACCAGGAGATCGTCCGGAAGGACTACGTCAACCTGGGCATCGCCGCCGCCACCCCGCGCGGCCTCATCGTCCCGAACATCAAGGACGCGGGCGCCCGTACGCTGCCCGAGCTGGCCGCCGCCCTCGGCGAACTGGTCGGCACCGCGCGGGAGGGCAAGACCACCCCGGCGGAGATGCAGGGCGGCACGGTGACCATCACCAACGTCGGCGTCTTCGGCGTCGACACCGGCACGCCCATCCTCAACCCGGGCGAGTCCGCGATCCTGGCCTTCGGCCAGGTGCGCGAGCAGCCCTGGGTGCACAAGGGCAAGGTCAAGCCGCGGCACGTCACCACCCTGGCGCTCTCCTTCGACCACCGGCTGGTGGACGGCGCCCTGGGCTCCAAGGTGCTGGCGGACGTGGCGGC includes:
- a CDS encoding response regulator, whose translation is MPENGKITVFLLDDHEVVRRGVHDMLAAEPDIEVVGEAATAADALTRIPATRPDVAVLDVRLPDGSGVEVCREIRSRQESVRCLMLTSYADDEALFDAIMAGASGYVLKAIRGTELLTAVREVASGKSLLDPAATQRVLERLRDGGAARNGRTGGSGGAGGARADDRLAHLTEQERRILTLIGEGLTNRAIGEELHLAEKTIKNYVSALLSKLGMERRSQAAAYVARLQSGGAPTQSGD
- the pdhA gene encoding pyruvate dehydrogenase (acetyl-transferring) E1 component subunit alpha: MTVEGTAARSTTRRSGGTGKRASAARKKKTATSATAEPELVQLLTPQGERVEHPDYAIDPTPEELRGLYRDMMLTRRFDAEATALQRQGELGLWASLLGQEAAQIGSARALHDDDYVFPTYREHGVAWVRGVDPTNLLGMFRGVNHGGWDPNSNNFHLYTIVIGSQTLHATGYAMGVAKDGADSAVVAYFGDGASSQGDVAEAFTFAAVYNAPVVFFCQNNQWAISEPAERQSRVPIYQRAAGFGFPGVRVDGNDVLACLAVTKAAVERARSGQGPMLVEAFTYRMGAHTTSDDPTKYRRDEEREAWEAKDPILRLRTLLEKEKLADKAFLDAVDEESDALAKRVRDAVRTMPNPDTMAIFEHVYADGHALVDEERAQYAEYLASFEPEEAK
- a CDS encoding dihydrolipoamide acetyltransferase family protein, translating into MTETSTRIREFKMPDVGEGLTEAEILKWYVRPGDTVTDGQVVCEVETAKAAVELPIPYDGAVHELLFDEGTTVDVGTVIITVDTDPSAGPPAGGGAPAGEVEPPSYYAEAASAGSAEAEPAEPAEPQEGGKRQPVLVGYGVSASSTKRRPRKQSAQPAGAGGEAAQTAVQSDLNGHPGSAGAAPAPDTALAGTAPGGAAPGGAVDAGGRPLAKPPVRKLAKDLGIDLATVTPTGADGVITRGDVHKAAAAPAPAAPVAEPQAAPQPQPAAAPSAETAARETRIPVKGVRKATAAAMVSSAFTAPHVTEFVTVDVTRTMRLVQELKQDPDMSGLRVNPLLLVAKAFLVAIRRNPEVNASWDEENQEIVRKDYVNLGIAAATPRGLIVPNIKDAGARTLPELAAALGELVGTAREGKTTPAEMQGGTVTITNVGVFGVDTGTPILNPGESAILAFGQVREQPWVHKGKVKPRHVTTLALSFDHRLVDGALGSKVLADVAAVLERPKRLMTWT
- a CDS encoding alpha-ketoacid dehydrogenase subunit beta, which translates into the protein MAATKMPLAKALNESLRKAMEDNPKVLVMGEDVGKLGGVFRITDGLQKDFGEDRVIDTPLAESGIIGTAIGLALRGYRPVAEIQFDGFVFPAYDQIVTQLAKMHARALGKVKVPVVIRIPYAGGIGAVEHHSESPEALFAHVAGLKCVSPSNSSDAYWMMQQAIESDDPVIFFEPKRRYWDKGEVDTAAIPGPLHTARVARQGGDLTLAAYGPMVKTCLEAATAAADEGRSLEVVDLRSMSPIDFDTLQRSVEKTGRLVVVHEAPVFLGTGSEIAARITERCFYHLEAPVLRVGGFHAPYPPARLEDEYLPGLDRVLDAVDRALAY
- a CDS encoding pyridoxamine 5'-phosphate oxidase family protein produces the protein MPTEQDRAIELLRTTPYGRIAMSRHALPFITVARHIVAGRSVLLRLHRGFGYHRACDGNVVAYEADNMHRGGDVWAVQLVGTARLAEPGPAELARLGPPARSADAEPYAPAYLRLDPRFASVHRLTGVA
- a CDS encoding protein kinase domain-containing protein, with product MAQTQAAGGPSEPDATGGSVGGSMPDSPEFWGNNGLVGDGRYRLTHRLGRGGMAEVFGAEDVRLGRTVAVKLLRSDLAEDPVSKARFTREAQSVAGLNHHAVVAVYDSGEEFIGGNVTPYIVMELVEGSTIRELLLNAESPPADQALIIVSGVLEALAYSHQHGIVHRDIKPANVIITAQGAVKVMDFGIARALHGASNTMTQTGMVMGTPQYLSPEQALGKTVDTRSDLYATGCLLYELLALRPPFTGETPLSVVYQHVQDTAVAPSQVSDAVPPELDGLVMRSLAKDPDDRFQSAEEMRGLVQYALRMLHEQGSHTGGLWNTGPVGHGGGSTPAMGIPGAGAQGHPHSDTSQMGPPLLMGRPDRDDGGFDGGTRAMGADGGRKGGGFKYALIAFLAVIAIAAGIFFALDLGGGDGEKKDVKPDTSTSAPKDDETTEEPSEAPSETEQDPGTTTGGDDDGTWEPAPTATDTTPTDDTGSPTDTPSDTPTDPGTSNGGGAPGGGGTNTGGDPGGTGPTGSPDDPAGGTEGDTAGEGDNGGEAGAPDTGGTTGG
- a CDS encoding phosphotransferase; this encodes MQQSPPRLAADTLRTLLTRYRAGEPLSCEPLSYGLLNHGYRLATTRGRFFLKHHLDADPADPAPLEQRHRATARLEELGLPAVPPVADGEGRTVTVVDDRCYALHPWIEGRHWHGDELTAAQCKRLGSLLGQVHTRLAEVLPAYGTGPRQAPESADPAETESLIGELLERVRARPHRDGFDELAEHRLQERRVMLRTYGGSRPDAGTAPATGWVHGDFHPLNLLYRALEPGRPSEPVAIVDWDRLDVQPRAEEAVRGAAIFFVRPDGTMDLAKVRAYARAYRCCATASAAELGAAVHRVWWERLNDFWMLRWRYQLRDGRADPQFPAAAALVVWWTRHYERVRDAFCG